Proteins co-encoded in one Flavobacterium fluviale genomic window:
- a CDS encoding TonB-dependent receptor, with amino-acid sequence MSTQKFLFFISFFCSSFFAYCQQNQGVTVSGQVVEKSGQTVPFATIVIEKTDLSIISDENGNFVFKNVKPGKHTLKISAIGFSNFKKNIEVSDININIPVQLESELQELESVTVLGRTQTEKVNKQAYSVTAIDAKKLHNSTLDLSHALDRVSGVRNREAGGVGSRSELSINGFSGNQIKVFIDGVPMDNFGSSFQMNNIPINLADRVEVYKGVVPIWLGGDALGGAINIVTNNSKPRTFVDASYSFGSFNTHRSSINAGYTAKSGFTTEINAFQNYSDNNYWVNVDVADLNTGAYFPNQRVRRFHDKYRNETVIVNIGVTGKKYADKLMIGFTGGENKADIQTGARMVSVFGEIYRRGSIVMPTLKYQVKDLFTKGLNVNVTGNYNFGFEQNVDTVFRRYNWFGDYKQYEGTGGERSRTLRKFYNNNGVATANATYTLNERHSFMINNTFNTFDRKESDELVPESLVYKQPKKTQKNVLGLGYKLDYNEKWSTSLFLKDYSLKTTYSRSYNPSGNAGDIAYQKYVDNTSTTGYGAATSYYIKRNLQVKASFEKSYRLPTPEEIFGNVNDNLEGNLALKPETSNNFNIGASYQTSFNVKNALSFDVNLLHRNATDFIRPTLNNNQTMTTNVNQGKVTNYGIDGEIRYSYSNRFTAGINTTYQNIRNMTEYEPNQNYVSPFYKDRIPNMPFLFGNADATVFFNNLWKKGNNLSVGYNLLYVHTYYLSWPSMGSKDSKLEIPQQFSHDLNAVYTLANGKYNIAFECKNFLDNKLYDNFSLQKPSRAFYIKLRYYFSKSNN; translated from the coding sequence ATGTCAACTCAAAAATTTTTATTTTTTATTTCATTTTTCTGCTCTTCATTCTTTGCATACTGCCAGCAAAATCAAGGTGTAACGGTAAGTGGACAAGTCGTTGAAAAATCTGGACAGACAGTCCCGTTTGCAACAATAGTTATCGAAAAAACAGATTTAAGCATAATTTCCGATGAAAATGGAAACTTCGTTTTTAAAAATGTTAAGCCTGGAAAACATACCTTAAAAATTTCCGCAATCGGTTTTTCAAACTTTAAAAAAAATATAGAAGTTTCAGATATAAACATAAATATTCCAGTTCAGTTAGAAAGTGAATTACAGGAGTTAGAAAGCGTAACTGTACTTGGACGAACACAAACTGAAAAAGTAAATAAACAAGCTTACAGCGTGACGGCAATTGATGCTAAAAAATTACACAATTCAACACTCGATTTATCTCATGCCTTAGATCGTGTTTCTGGAGTTCGTAACCGCGAAGCAGGAGGAGTTGGTTCGAGATCTGAACTTTCTATAAACGGATTTTCGGGTAATCAAATCAAAGTTTTTATTGACGGAGTTCCAATGGATAATTTTGGTTCTTCATTTCAAATGAATAATATTCCAATCAATCTTGCCGATCGTGTGGAAGTTTATAAAGGAGTTGTGCCAATCTGGCTGGGCGGAGATGCTCTTGGAGGTGCAATTAATATTGTGACTAACAACAGCAAGCCAAGAACTTTTGTAGATGCCTCTTATTCTTTCGGATCTTTTAATACGCATCGCTCTAGTATTAATGCGGGCTATACCGCAAAAAGCGGATTTACAACAGAAATCAATGCTTTTCAAAACTATTCAGATAATAATTATTGGGTAAACGTCGATGTAGCCGACTTAAATACGGGAGCCTATTTCCCCAATCAGCGTGTGAGACGTTTTCATGATAAATACCGCAATGAAACCGTAATTGTAAATATTGGTGTAACAGGAAAAAAATACGCCGATAAATTAATGATTGGTTTTACTGGAGGTGAAAATAAAGCTGATATTCAGACCGGTGCAAGAATGGTTAGCGTTTTTGGAGAAATCTACAGAAGAGGAAGTATTGTTATGCCGACTTTGAAATATCAGGTTAAAGATTTATTTACCAAAGGTCTTAACGTTAATGTGACGGGTAATTACAATTTTGGATTCGAACAAAATGTAGATACAGTTTTTAGAAGATACAATTGGTTTGGAGATTACAAACAGTATGAAGGTACTGGCGGAGAAAGAAGCAGAACACTTCGTAAGTTTTATAATAATAATGGTGTAGCGACAGCAAATGCAACCTACACGCTGAATGAGAGACACTCATTTATGATCAATAACACTTTTAATACTTTTGACCGTAAAGAAAGTGACGAACTTGTTCCTGAATCTTTGGTATACAAACAGCCCAAAAAGACACAAAAAAATGTTTTAGGTTTAGGGTACAAACTGGATTATAATGAAAAGTGGAGTACTTCTTTATTTTTAAAAGATTATTCATTAAAAACTACTTATTCAAGAAGTTACAATCCTTCTGGAAATGCAGGCGATATTGCCTATCAAAAATATGTTGACAATACTTCTACAACTGGTTACGGTGCCGCGACGAGTTATTATATAAAACGTAATCTTCAGGTAAAAGCTTCTTTTGAGAAGAGTTACAGACTCCCGACTCCTGAAGAAATCTTCGGAAATGTAAATGATAATTTAGAAGGAAATCTGGCTTTAAAACCAGAAACTAGTAACAATTTTAATATTGGAGCAAGTTATCAAACGAGTTTTAATGTAAAAAATGCACTGTCATTTGATGTGAATCTTTTACATAGAAATGCAACAGATTTTATTCGTCCTACCTTGAATAATAATCAAACCATGACTACGAATGTCAATCAAGGCAAAGTAACCAATTATGGTATTGATGGGGAAATTAGATATTCATACAGCAACCGCTTTACAGCTGGTATCAATACAACGTATCAGAATATTAGAAATATGACTGAATATGAGCCAAATCAAAATTATGTTTCTCCTTTTTACAAAGACAGAATTCCAAATATGCCATTTCTTTTTGGAAATGCCGATGCAACAGTATTCTTTAACAATCTATGGAAAAAAGGAAATAATTTGTCTGTTGGCTACAATTTACTTTATGTCCATACTTACTATTTGTCTTGGCCAAGTATGGGAAGCAAGGATAGTAAATTAGAAATTCCGCAGCAGTTCAGCCACGATTTGAATGCAGTGTACACGCTTGCGAACGGAAAGTATAACATTGCCTTTGAATGTAAAAACTTCTTGGATAATAAACTTTACGACAACTTCTCCTTGCAAAAACCAAGTAGAGCTTTTTACATCAAACTTAGATATTACTTCAGTAAATCAAATAATTAA